The following are encoded together in the Triticum dicoccoides isolate Atlit2015 ecotype Zavitan chromosome 6B, WEW_v2.0, whole genome shotgun sequence genome:
- the LOC119322469 gene encoding uncharacterized protein LOC119322469 produces the protein MAGDLGSSAATGTARPTRPAMAMAGRSSTMAHVHHHANGVPGCKAKDGAGALGRPPTRSYSHSQRHSQQPSRRSHHRRSHSHSEGEPTKHRQPGCKQLTGETMGGLATASCLLPCAVVDFAFLATVRAPVALCRRAVRGSRLRRSASVGEAEMAKLREEADSVLKFGRTASAWPATAPAEEEKELEKQVWASFRDAGFGRTSKHLDNDVS, from the coding sequence ATGGCGGGCGACCTCGGCAGCTCGGCTGCAACAGGCACGGCACGCCCCACGCGaccggccatggccatggccggtCGCTCCAGCACCATGGCCCACGTTCACCACCACGCCAACGGAGTACCCGGATGCAAGGCGAAAGACGGAGCTGGAGCGCTTGGTCGCCCTCCCACGCGCAGCTACAGCCACAGTCAGCGGCACAGCCAGCAGCCTTCCCGCCGCTCGCATCATCGGCGCAGCCACAGCCACAGCGAAGGCGAGCCGACCAAGCACAGGCAGCCCGGGTGCAAGCAGCTGACCGGTGAAACGATGGGTGGATTAGCCACTGCAAGCTGCCTCCTCCCGTGCGCGGTGGTGGACTTCGCCTTCCTCGCCACGGTGCGCGCGCCGGTGGCGCTGTGCCGCCGCGCGGTGCGAGGTAGCCGGCTCAGACGCTCGGCCTCAGTGGGAGAGGCGGAGATGGCCAAGCTCCGCGAGGAGGCGGACAGCGTGCTCAAGTTCGGCAGGACGGCGTCGGCGTGGCCGGCAACGGCCCCagcggaggaggagaaggagctGGAGAAACAGGTGTGGGCGAGTTTCCGCGACGCCGGCTTCGGGAGGACCTCGAAGCATCTCGACAACGATGTCAGTTGA